The following are from one region of the Natranaerobius trueperi genome:
- a CDS encoding ABC transporter ATP-binding protein, protein MSLLEVNNLKIYYQTTKGDLKAVDDVSFEIPEGKNLGLVGESGCGKTTAAKSVMHLLPKNGRIAGGEIIYKGQDLSKLSQEEIRKFRWNEISLISQSAMSALNPVYRVGDQIIEAMRAHKNISKKEARERAEELFDIVGLEKKRLKAYPHQMSGGMKQRAVIAMALCLDPGLIIADEPTTALDVVVQDRILNKIVEIQKSHKSSMVFITHDISVVAETCERTCVMYAGKVMELGPTNKIFNDPRHPYTLGLQNAFPSIQLDQKELISIPGFPPDLVDAPKGCRFFERCPFGDEQCELEEPTISQVGEEHYVACHYIDSYKKFKEESKLKETWDAVKRRQEERGVV, encoded by the coding sequence ATGTCTTTGTTAGAAGTAAATAACTTAAAAATATATTACCAAACAACTAAAGGAGACTTAAAAGCTGTTGATGATGTTAGTTTTGAGATTCCAGAGGGAAAAAATCTAGGGCTTGTAGGTGAAAGTGGTTGTGGAAAAACTACTGCCGCTAAATCTGTAATGCACCTACTTCCCAAAAATGGAAGAATAGCTGGTGGAGAAATTATCTACAAAGGACAAGATTTATCAAAACTATCACAAGAAGAGATACGAAAATTTAGATGGAATGAAATATCTTTGATTTCTCAAAGTGCTATGAGTGCTCTAAACCCCGTTTACCGAGTTGGTGATCAAATTATAGAAGCTATGAGAGCTCATAAAAATATTTCTAAAAAAGAAGCTAGAGAAAGAGCAGAAGAACTTTTTGATATAGTAGGTCTAGAAAAAAAACGACTAAAGGCTTATCCTCATCAGATGAGTGGAGGTATGAAGCAACGTGCTGTTATAGCTATGGCTCTTTGTTTAGACCCAGGATTAATCATAGCTGACGAGCCTACTACCGCACTTGATGTGGTAGTTCAAGATAGGATCTTAAATAAAATTGTAGAGATCCAAAAAAGTCATAAAAGTTCTATGGTATTTATAACACATGATATCTCTGTAGTTGCAGAAACATGTGAACGTACCTGTGTTATGTATGCAGGTAAGGTAATGGAACTTGGCCCTACAAACAAAATATTCAATGACCCAAGACATCCTTATACTTTAGGACTACAAAATGCTTTTCCAAGTATTCAACTAGATCAAAAGGAACTAATTTCAATTCCAGGTTTTCCACCGGATCTAGTAGATGCACCAAAAGGTTGTAGATTTTTTGAAAGATGTCCTTTTGGTGATGAACAATGTGAATTAGAAGAACCTACTATCAGTCAGGTGGGAGAAGAACATTATGTAGCTTGTCATTATATTGACTCTTACAAAAAATTTAAAGAAGAAAGTAAACTAAAAGAAACATGGGATGCAGTAAAAAGACGCCAAGAAGAAAGAGGGGTGGTATAA
- a CDS encoding ABC transporter permease gives MEPKPANPKVNSFSFVETFKNLFKSTYNVLSQDKLSFIGIGMLLIFFLVAIFAPYIATHDPSEINRDENNEVRRVEPPSRDHLFGTTNYGRDVFSQLILGSRIALMVGILAAFFVTIIGTHIGLFAGYYGGWVDTLLMRFVDIMYAIPFIPFVIILVALLEPSIGNIILSISLLVWRTVARIIRSQVLTVVQRPYVKAAKVAGASNLRIIYLYVLPNVLPLILLEMSLMMAWAILAEASVSFIGFGDPNSTSWGQMLQEAFISGAVREAWWWIVPPGVAISLTLLAVFFSSRALEVAVNPRLRRR, from the coding sequence ATGGAACCAAAACCTGCTAACCCAAAAGTAAACTCTTTTTCATTTGTTGAAACATTTAAAAACCTTTTTAAATCAACTTACAATGTATTATCTCAAGATAAACTATCTTTTATTGGTATTGGTATGTTATTAATTTTCTTTTTGGTAGCCATATTTGCACCCTATATTGCTACTCATGACCCTAGTGAAATAAATAGAGATGAAAATAATGAGGTTAGAAGAGTTGAACCTCCTTCTAGGGATCATCTATTTGGAACAACCAATTATGGTCGTGATGTATTTAGCCAGCTAATTTTAGGTTCAAGAATAGCTCTTATGGTTGGTATTTTAGCTGCCTTTTTTGTAACCATTATAGGTACACATATAGGCCTTTTTGCTGGTTATTATGGTGGATGGGTAGATACTCTTCTTATGAGATTTGTTGATATTATGTATGCTATACCATTTATACCTTTTGTAATCATATTAGTGGCTCTTTTAGAGCCAAGTATAGGAAATATAATCTTATCAATTTCTTTACTTGTCTGGAGAACTGTTGCAAGAATTATTAGATCCCAAGTTCTAACAGTTGTACAAAGACCTTATGTTAAAGCTGCAAAAGTAGCAGGAGCAAGTAATTTAAGGATCATATACTTGTACGTATTACCTAATGTACTACCACTAATACTTTTAGAAATGTCTTTAATGATGGCTTGGGCTATTTTAGCAGAAGCCAGTGTAAGTTTTATCGGATTTGGTGATCCAAATTCCACCAGCTGGGGACAGATGCTTCAAGAAGCCTTTATATCAGGTGCCGTCCGTGAGGCGTGGTGGTGGATAGTTCCTCCTGGTGTTGCTATTTCCTTAACATTATTAGCTGTATTCTTTTCATCAAGGGCACTTGAAGTAGCGGTTAACCCCCGTTTAAGGAGGCGATAG
- a CDS encoding TRAP transporter permease, translating to MSNNLTENNMNSESEAEEVDSTRNLTDKLGKIVFVIAVVMSLFHLWTAATGIMIAHKQRAVHLLFVLVLGFSLYPAKKNKKDAKIPIYDWVFIGLSVIINSYILIFYEDLVRRGAQPTTLDMIMGIVTIILVLEMTRRSIGPELPTIAIVFLAYALLGHVIPGRLGHIGYDLDRIVNQMYMTTEGIFGVPLGVSATFVFLFILFGAFLEVTGVGQFFIDFAFSIAGHLKGGPAKAAIIASGFMGSISGSSIANTVTTGSFTIPLMKRVGYHPNFSGAVEAAASTGGQILPPIMGAAAFIMAEFTGIAYVQIIVAALIPAMLYYLGVLTMVHLEASKQGLTGLSKSEIPDFKKVIKDGFHLIIPIVGIVILLVIRSPLAAAYYSILLAIFSSLLRKHTRIDLKKILYALEQGAKKAIGVAAACACAGIIVGVVTLSGLGTTFANLVINLAGGYLLLTLFLTMIASIILGMGLPTTAKYIILATMAVPALTGLEVHLLAAHLFVLYFGVVADVTPPVALAAYAGAGVAGGNSFKTGVNALKLGLAGFIIPYVFAVSPTILLIDTTFLQATIAIITAVLGVIGLGSAVQKYLITHTKFYDQVLFLLSALTLLVPGITSDIGGVVCFGLALGIQYMRKKQDQQVTSSESA from the coding sequence GTGAGTAATAACTTAACAGAAAATAATATGAACAGTGAAAGTGAGGCTGAAGAAGTAGATTCTACTAGAAATCTAACTGATAAATTAGGTAAAATCGTTTTTGTAATTGCAGTAGTTATGTCCTTATTTCATCTTTGGACAGCAGCAACAGGAATTATGATAGCGCATAAGCAACGTGCTGTTCACCTATTATTTGTATTAGTGCTTGGGTTCTCTTTATACCCAGCTAAAAAGAATAAAAAAGATGCAAAAATACCTATTTATGATTGGGTCTTTATAGGTCTTAGTGTAATTATAAATTCTTATATTTTAATTTTCTATGAAGATTTAGTAAGAAGAGGTGCACAACCTACAACTCTAGATATGATTATGGGGATAGTAACTATCATTTTAGTGCTTGAAATGACTCGTAGATCTATTGGACCTGAGTTACCAACAATAGCTATAGTATTTTTGGCTTATGCTTTACTCGGTCATGTTATACCTGGACGACTTGGTCATATTGGCTATGATTTAGATCGAATAGTTAATCAAATGTATATGACAACAGAAGGGATCTTTGGTGTTCCTTTAGGGGTATCAGCGACCTTTGTGTTTCTATTTATTTTGTTTGGTGCCTTTTTAGAGGTGACAGGTGTCGGGCAGTTCTTTATTGATTTTGCATTTTCTATAGCCGGACATCTAAAAGGAGGCCCTGCAAAAGCAGCGATAATTGCAAGTGGTTTTATGGGCTCAATTTCAGGTAGTTCTATCGCAAACACAGTTACTACCGGTTCCTTTACAATTCCGTTAATGAAACGAGTAGGTTATCACCCTAACTTTTCAGGTGCAGTAGAAGCTGCTGCTTCTACTGGTGGTCAGATATTACCACCAATTATGGGTGCTGCAGCTTTTATAATGGCAGAATTTACTGGGATTGCTTATGTGCAAATAATAGTAGCAGCTTTAATACCTGCTATGTTGTATTATCTAGGTGTACTGACAATGGTACATTTAGAAGCTAGTAAACAAGGTTTGACTGGACTTTCGAAAAGTGAAATCCCAGACTTTAAAAAAGTTATTAAAGATGGTTTTCACTTGATAATCCCAATAGTTGGTATTGTGATCTTACTAGTGATTAGATCACCTTTAGCAGCAGCTTATTACAGTATTTTATTAGCAATATTCAGTAGTTTACTAAGAAAACATACTAGAATAGACCTAAAAAAGATATTATATGCCTTAGAACAGGGTGCTAAAAAGGCTATTGGTGTAGCAGCTGCATGTGCATGTGCAGGTATTATAGTTGGGGTAGTAACCTTATCAGGGTTAGGTACTACATTTGCAAACTTAGTTATTAATTTGGCTGGTGGATATTTACTATTAACATTGTTTCTAACTATGATTGCGTCTATCATCCTTGGTATGGGTCTACCGACAACAGCTAAATACATTATATTAGCTACTATGGCGGTACCGGCTCTTACTGGTTTAGAAGTTCATCTTTTAGCAGCACATTTATTTGTATTGTATTTTGGTGTGGTAGCGGATGTAACACCTCCTGTGGCTTTAGCTGCTTATGCGGGTGCTGGAGTAGCAGGTGGAAACTCATTTAAGACAGGGGTAAATGCCTTAAAGCTTGGTCTAGCAGGATTTATCATTCCATACGTATTTGCTGTTTCACCTACGATCTTACTAATTGATACAACTTTCTTACAAGCAACTATTGCTATTATTACAGCAGTATTAGGAGTAATCGGTTTAGGAAGTGCTGTACAAAAATATCTTATTACACATACTAAATTTTATGACCAGGTTCTTTTTTTACTCTCAGCTTTAACATTATTAGTGCCTGGAATTACTTCAGATATCGGAGGAGTAGTTTGTTTTGGATTAGCACTAGGAATTCAATATATGAGAAAAAAACAGGATCAACAAGTTACATCTTCAGAAAGTGCTTAA
- a CDS encoding DNA-binding domain-containing protein, whose product MGKRIDQKNTPYKFYIVDDDPVVLDQLREIIEFKQLGVIVGEAGDGEVAIKELLELEADIVIADLLMPQLDGIFLTKQLSQKGFSGDVIILSQVTDKKLITKAYESGIEFYISKPIDEREVISVVSKVLEKQQLKSILSKIRETVIFSNTDDLLSKNNYSINEIDYSIADIKETSEKTLASLGILNHIGSTDIIETMDILMNASTEKSLHLLQNLKELYKEIGTRIKQKEYQVAVSEKAIERRLRRAIEYAALNIAALGVDDYHHPKFERFSYNCFDFLELRKAMQTMDRGEQPSIKINVKKFLEGLSRDIYNQINNIE is encoded by the coding sequence TTGGGGAAACGAATAGATCAGAAAAATACCCCCTATAAATTTTATATTGTTGATGATGATCCTGTTGTGTTAGATCAACTTCGAGAAATAATTGAATTTAAACAATTAGGTGTAATAGTTGGTGAGGCAGGTGATGGTGAAGTAGCCATAAAAGAACTATTAGAGTTAGAAGCGGATATAGTGATAGCTGATCTATTAATGCCACAATTAGATGGAATATTTTTAACTAAACAATTATCTCAAAAAGGATTTAGTGGTGATGTGATAATTTTATCCCAAGTTACAGATAAAAAGTTAATTACTAAAGCTTATGAATCAGGGATAGAATTTTATATTTCTAAACCAATAGATGAACGTGAAGTTATTTCAGTAGTAAGTAAAGTCTTAGAAAAACAACAGCTAAAATCTATTCTATCTAAGATACGAGAAACTGTGATTTTTTCTAATACCGATGATCTACTTTCTAAAAATAATTATTCAATTAATGAAATTGATTATTCAATAGCTGATATTAAAGAAACTTCTGAAAAAACACTTGCTTCTTTAGGAATATTAAACCATATTGGAAGTACAGACATTATAGAAACTATGGATATTTTAATGAATGCATCAACAGAAAAATCTTTACACCTTTTACAAAACCTAAAAGAGCTTTATAAGGAAATCGGTACAAGGATTAAACAAAAAGAATATCAAGTAGCAGTATCTGAAAAAGCTATTGAAAGACGGCTTAGAAGGGCTATAGAATATGCAGCTTTAAATATAGCTGCATTAGGAGTAGATGATTATCATCACCCAAAGTTTGAAAGGTTTTCATATAATTGCTTTGATTTTCTTGAACTACGAAAAGCTATGCAAACTATGGACCGTGGAGAACAACCATCTATAAAGATAAATGTCAAAAAGTTTTTAGAGGGATTGTCTAGAGATATTTATAATCAGATAAATAATATTGAGTAA
- a CDS encoding ABC transporter substrate-binding protein, with protein MRNFKQLIVLMTILSLSAFFIGCGGEKATSDDLDPDRLVPEIRLVTSTADDNPIRNEAALLIEDWWGELGLEVDVQPQEFNSLVNRVLSDPDNKDFEAYMLGWSGRVERSDPDMFLYSLYHSSQAIDGGNNSSAFKSDEYDELASAQRREMDLDSRQEIVMDAQELLAKEVPDITMYYRDEIQGYNNERWGNLPSMAGEGIFNEQFPYEAKPLTDDKEFVIANSTNFDTFNPFAADTVYEWKFLRLVYDKLVRLDENFEPQPWAAKELEVKEDTVVDVVLRDDLEFHDDNPVRPEDVKFTFDYMIEEGLPYFDAFLRPIKGIELLEDNTIRFNLKEPYAPFITNTLGQIPILPEHIWADIMEEKNLDHPSQFTNDEYVVGSGPFEFDNWERGEYIRLVKNEDYFKADEIDVEAIRYDKYGHSEGVFGALENKTADINENTFDPEYVSRAEDLEHLNVVYEPDIGFDYLGLNNSAEPFNDPSMRKAVAHAVNLEEIVDILLYGYGDIAGPGQPISTGNEMWRNDDVKEYPFDIDKAREILKDAGYEWDSQGRLYFPE; from the coding sequence ATGAGAAATTTTAAACAGTTAATAGTTTTAATGACAATTCTCTCCTTATCTGCATTCTTTATCGGATGTGGAGGAGAAAAAGCAACTTCTGATGATCTTGATCCGGATAGATTAGTTCCGGAAATCAGACTAGTTACTTCAACAGCTGATGATAATCCAATCAGAAACGAAGCAGCTCTACTTATTGAAGATTGGTGGGGTGAGCTTGGTTTAGAAGTAGATGTACAGCCACAAGAATTTAATTCACTAGTTAATAGAGTACTATCAGACCCTGATAATAAGGATTTTGAAGCATATATGCTTGGTTGGAGTGGGCGTGTAGAACGTTCTGACCCTGATATGTTCTTATATTCTCTATACCATTCTTCACAAGCTATAGATGGTGGTAATAACTCAAGTGCTTTTAAAAGTGATGAATATGATGAACTCGCATCAGCTCAAAGAAGAGAGATGGATCTAGATAGTAGACAGGAAATTGTTATGGATGCACAAGAACTTTTAGCAAAAGAAGTACCTGACATTACAATGTATTATAGGGATGAGATTCAAGGCTACAATAATGAAAGATGGGGTAACCTTCCTAGTATGGCCGGAGAAGGAATTTTCAATGAACAGTTTCCTTATGAAGCAAAGCCACTTACAGACGACAAAGAATTTGTAATTGCTAACTCTACTAATTTTGATACCTTTAACCCATTTGCTGCTGATACTGTTTATGAATGGAAATTTTTAAGACTGGTTTATGATAAACTTGTTAGATTAGATGAAAATTTTGAGCCACAACCCTGGGCTGCAAAAGAGCTAGAAGTAAAGGAAGATACTGTTGTGGATGTTGTATTAAGAGATGATTTAGAGTTTCATGACGATAACCCGGTTAGACCTGAAGATGTTAAATTTACTTTTGATTACATGATAGAAGAAGGCTTGCCATATTTTGATGCTTTCTTGCGACCCATTAAAGGAATAGAATTATTAGAAGATAACACTATCAGGTTTAACCTAAAAGAACCATATGCTCCTTTCATAACAAACACACTAGGTCAAATTCCAATCTTACCTGAACATATTTGGGCTGACATCATGGAAGAAAAAAATCTTGATCACCCTTCACAATTTACAAACGATGAATATGTAGTTGGAAGTGGACCTTTTGAGTTTGATAACTGGGAAAGAGGAGAATACATTAGATTAGTTAAAAATGAAGATTACTTTAAAGCAGATGAGATTGATGTTGAAGCCATCAGATATGATAAATATGGTCACTCTGAAGGTGTTTTTGGAGCACTAGAAAATAAAACAGCTGACATAAATGAAAATACATTTGATCCAGAATATGTAAGTCGAGCTGAAGATCTAGAGCACTTAAATGTTGTTTATGAACCAGATATTGGATTTGATTATCTCGGTCTAAATAACTCAGCAGAACCATTTAATGACCCTTCGATGAGAAAAGCTGTTGCTCATGCTGTAAACCTTGAAGAAATTGTAGATATTCTATTATATGGATATGGTGATATAGCTGGTCCAGGTCAACCAATCTCAACAGGTAATGAAATGTGGAGAAATGATGATGTTAAAGAGTATCCTTTTGATATTGATAAAGCAAGAGAAATATTAAAAGATGCTGGATATGAATGGGATAGCCAAGGAAGGTTATACTTCCCTGAATAA
- a CDS encoding ABC transporter ATP-binding protein: MTKATKKPIIEVNNLTKYYPVESGFLYSLLKKEQRYVKAVDDISFNIHEGEIIGLAGESGSGKTTTGEIITQLQDPTSGEIIYKGKETSDLAGKELKNFRKVCQMIFQDPYGTLNPRFTIKRTIEEPLLIHGYKDPEKRLQKIKEAIEKAELRPAEKYMYRYPHELSGGQRQRVAIARGIVLDPKIMVADEPVSMLDVSIRAGVLNLLKSLRDEMGLSMLYVSHDLSTIKYICDRTIIMYLGRIVEIGPTKDVIDKSVHPYTKALIASVPIPDPEISREGAGIEEELPDQIDLPSGCRFSPRCNKATNRCKKEDPKLVKVSEGHYVACLLADKGGDNSSN, encoded by the coding sequence ATGACTAAAGCCACTAAAAAACCAATTATTGAGGTTAATAATTTAACAAAATACTACCCTGTTGAAAGTGGTTTTTTATATTCTCTTCTAAAAAAAGAACAGAGATATGTAAAAGCAGTTGATGACATTTCTTTTAACATTCACGAAGGTGAGATTATCGGATTAGCAGGAGAAAGTGGTTCAGGTAAGACAACTACTGGTGAGATTATAACCCAACTTCAAGATCCCACTTCAGGTGAAATAATTTATAAAGGAAAAGAAACATCTGATTTAGCTGGAAAAGAATTAAAAAACTTTCGAAAAGTATGTCAAATGATCTTTCAAGACCCATATGGAACCTTAAACCCAAGGTTTACTATTAAGAGAACAATTGAAGAACCACTATTAATTCATGGCTATAAAGATCCTGAGAAGAGATTACAAAAAATTAAAGAAGCTATTGAAAAAGCTGAGCTCAGACCAGCTGAAAAATATATGTATCGCTATCCTCATGAACTTTCAGGAGGACAAAGACAGCGTGTAGCTATCGCAAGAGGGATTGTATTAGATCCTAAGATAATGGTAGCTGACGAACCTGTATCTATGTTAGATGTTTCAATTAGAGCAGGAGTACTAAACCTATTAAAATCTCTAAGAGATGAAATGGGCCTTTCTATGCTTTATGTATCTCATGACCTTTCAACTATTAAATATATCTGTGATCGCACTATTATCATGTATCTTGGAAGAATAGTTGAGATTGGTCCTACTAAAGATGTAATTGATAAATCTGTACACCCCTATACTAAAGCTCTAATAGCCTCTGTACCAATTCCTGATCCAGAAATTTCTAGAGAAGGTGCAGGGATTGAAGAAGAATTACCTGACCAGATTGATTTACCTTCTGGTTGTAGATTCTCTCCTAGATGTAATAAAGCCACTAATAGATGTAAAAAAGAAGACCCGAAGCTAGTTAAAGTTAGTGAAGGCCACTATGTAGCTTGTCTACTAGCAGATAAAGGTGGTGATAACTCGAGCAATTAA
- a CDS encoding TAXI family TRAP transporter solute-binding subunit — MKRTSLYLVLSLFLVIAGAMAVTGCDESERYAIATGGSGGVYYPLGTAMSNILNDELEGVDISAESTGASVENVNLTANEDVHLALVQNDISYYAYEGIEMFDDEEPMEELRGMGTLYPETIQIVADAGEDIETVEDLDGKRVAVGAPGSGTEANARQLLNAHGITYDDIEADYLSFSEASDNLRDGHLDAAFVTAGTPTASITDLSTTHNIDLVSISEEMSEEIQEDYPYYAEVTIDEGTYSDDQEDVRALAVMAMIIVHEDLPEDIVYEMTKGIFTSTDELGEAHERGYEVTAEDALEGMSLELHLGAERFFDEQ, encoded by the coding sequence ATGAAACGAACATCACTTTATCTGGTCTTATCACTATTCCTAGTGATAGCCGGAGCTATGGCAGTTACTGGTTGTGATGAGAGTGAACGGTACGCTATAGCAACTGGAGGTAGTGGAGGAGTTTATTATCCACTTGGTACAGCAATGTCTAACATTTTAAATGATGAACTAGAAGGGGTAGATATCAGTGCTGAATCAACAGGAGCTTCAGTTGAAAATGTAAACTTAACTGCGAATGAAGATGTTCATTTAGCTCTAGTACAAAATGATATTTCATATTATGCTTATGAAGGAATAGAAATGTTTGATGATGAGGAACCAATGGAAGAATTGAGAGGTATGGGGACTTTATACCCTGAAACTATTCAAATTGTAGCTGATGCAGGTGAAGATATTGAAACTGTAGAGGATCTTGATGGTAAGAGGGTAGCAGTAGGTGCACCTGGTAGTGGTACAGAAGCTAATGCAAGACAGCTTTTAAATGCTCACGGTATAACTTATGATGATATCGAAGCAGATTATTTATCGTTTTCTGAAGCTTCTGACAATTTAAGGGACGGACATTTAGATGCAGCATTTGTTACAGCTGGTACCCCAACAGCTTCTATAACTGATTTATCTACTACTCATAATATAGACCTAGTATCAATTTCAGAGGAGATGAGTGAAGAAATACAAGAGGATTATCCTTATTATGCAGAAGTTACTATTGATGAAGGAACTTATAGTGATGATCAAGAAGATGTTAGAGCTCTTGCTGTAATGGCTATGATTATTGTACATGAAGATTTACCTGAAGATATTGTTTATGAAATGACTAAAGGAATCTTTACTAGCACAGATGAACTAGGAGAAGCACACGAAAGAGGTTATGAAGTAACAGCAGAAGATGCTCTAGAAGGTATGTCATTAGAACTTCACCTAGGGGCTGAAAGATTTTTCGATGAACAGTAA
- a CDS encoding sensor histidine kinase encodes MIFNINNLYSKLIDNSSPSNIRKLTIAIIILTVITAELRMHPFDSSFRFGLGVITFAFAALYIRQISLSTLTFGVAIAILTFRTLGDFYFSGDVLEALLTNIPGAVYYLTFGILIKLTNVNKYYSNPLVQGIILGVIDFGSNVIELTLRWLLIYEPIFSTSLSLKLIELFIVGFLRMIIVTGVYSSIRQYHLEAINNVERQKRREILLLTSNLQSEVFFVQKSSKDIERLIYDGYSLYEQLLENEKPELANMALNISTNSHEIKKDYDRIISGLRSLLKPPSLKGNTFTELVKLMTEANIDYAQKMGKEIDFITDLRVDFYPTNPMMIVSIINNLASNAVEAINYKGQIKIIALCNNESNLQISISDDGPGLTEEKQRLIFRTGYSRKGNCIEKRSTGLGLTHVDNLVSYLHGSININSAIEKGTTMLITFPVETVVKEWYFGETNRSEKYPL; translated from the coding sequence GTGATTTTTAATATTAATAATTTGTATAGTAAGCTTATTGATAATAGTTCACCTTCTAATATTCGAAAACTAACGATTGCGATTATAATATTAACAGTTATCACAGCAGAGCTTAGAATGCATCCCTTTGACTCTTCTTTTCGATTTGGTTTAGGGGTAATCACCTTTGCTTTTGCTGCCCTTTATATACGTCAAATTTCATTATCTACATTAACCTTTGGAGTAGCAATTGCTATACTAACATTTCGTACATTAGGAGATTTCTACTTTTCAGGTGATGTGTTAGAAGCATTATTAACTAATATACCTGGTGCTGTTTATTATTTAACTTTTGGAATATTGATAAAATTAACTAATGTTAACAAGTATTATAGTAACCCATTAGTTCAAGGGATAATTTTGGGTGTGATTGATTTTGGATCTAATGTTATTGAACTGACTCTTAGATGGTTACTTATTTATGAACCGATATTTTCTACATCACTATCACTAAAACTTATTGAATTATTTATAGTTGGATTTCTTAGAATGATAATTGTCACAGGGGTTTACTCGTCAATTAGACAGTATCATTTAGAAGCTATTAATAATGTAGAAAGACAGAAAAGAAGAGAAATATTACTTTTAACTAGTAATCTTCAATCAGAGGTATTTTTTGTTCAAAAGTCTAGTAAGGATATTGAGAGACTTATATATGATGGTTATAGTCTTTATGAACAATTACTAGAAAATGAAAAGCCAGAGCTAGCTAATATGGCACTTAACATATCAACTAATAGTCATGAAATAAAAAAAGACTATGACAGAATTATTAGTGGACTAAGAAGTCTATTAAAACCACCTTCCTTAAAAGGAAATACTTTTACTGAACTTGTAAAGTTAATGACAGAAGCTAATATTGATTATGCACAAAAAATGGGAAAAGAAATTGATTTTATAACTGACTTAAGAGTGGATTTTTACCCTACTAATCCCATGATGATCGTATCAATCATTAATAATTTAGCTTCTAATGCTGTTGAAGCAATTAATTATAAAGGTCAAATTAAAATAATTGCATTATGTAATAATGAGTCAAATCTTCAAATATCTATTAGTGATGATGGTCCTGGGCTAACTGAAGAAAAGCAGAGATTAATTTTTAGAACAGGCTACTCTAGAAAAGGAAATTGTATAGAGAAACGCTCAACCGGCCTTGGACTAACACATGTTGATAATTTAGTATCTTATCTACATGGAAGTATCAATATTAATAGTGCTATTGAAAAGGGTACTACAATGTTAATTACATTTCCGGTAGAAACAGTTGTTAAGGAGTGGTATTTTGGGGAAACGAATAGATCAGAAAAATACCCCCTATAA
- a CDS encoding DUF1850 domain-containing protein, translated as MFVRTRKPILAFVLIAIVTISLISRSPGLKIVDQQGDILVQVIRLDKVLLKYTHSAMKTPVEDIYTFDQEEMKLVHSKSVHKSLGAGFEFKSGDLGELTTENGRFILKGINKPFEVLTFRYGETADQKIIIKDSDEKKTINLSEHVAPGEQVKIKPTYIWRFPLERRVNSE; from the coding sequence ATGTTTGTTAGAACTAGAAAGCCCATTCTAGCTTTTGTTCTAATAGCTATTGTTACAATTTCACTTATAAGTAGAAGTCCTGGGTTAAAAATAGTTGACCAACAAGGGGATATATTAGTTCAAGTAATAAGATTAGATAAGGTGTTATTAAAGTATACACATTCTGCTATGAAAACACCTGTAGAAGATATTTATACTTTTGATCAAGAAGAAATGAAATTAGTACACTCTAAAAGTGTTCATAAGTCTTTAGGAGCAGGTTTTGAATTTAAATCAGGTGATTTGGGAGAACTTACAACTGAAAATGGGAGATTTATCTTAAAGGGTATTAATAAACCCTTTGAAGTACTCACTTTTAGATATGGGGAAACCGCTGATCAAAAAATTATAATTAAAGATTCTGATGAAAAAAAAACAATAAACTTATCAGAACATGTTGCACCAGGTGAACAAGTTAAAATTAAACCAACTTACATTTGGCGGTTTCCTCTAGAAAGGAGGGTAAATAGTGAGTAA